The genome window GCTCTTGAAGCTCGCCTGTTTTTGTATCAGGACACACCGTGAAACCAATCTCATTCAAAGATCGTGTAAAAATCTACGCCAAGGCCGGCAACGGCGGCAACGGCGTGGTGGCATTCCACCGCGACAAACGTACTCCGCGCGGCGGGCCGGACGGCGGCGACGGCGGCCATGGGGGAAGTATTATCCTCAAAGGTGACCCGAACACCGATTCATTGAATTACCTGCATTACCAGCCCCATCAGCGTGCTGAGCACGGAGGCAACGGCGCCGGTAACAACCGACACGGTCGTCGGGGAAAAAACACGATCCTCAGCGTACCGCTTGGAACCGTCATTAAAGATCCTGATACCGAAGAATTCATTGACGAAATCATTGAAGAAGGCCAGGAAATAGTCATCGCCAAAGGGGGGTACGGCGGACTCGGCAACCTGCGCTTTAAATCCTCCATCAACCAGGCTCCCGATCAATGCAAAGAAGGAACCCCTGGAGAAGAACGCGCCTATCGCCTTGAACTCAAGCTGATGGCGGACGTCGGACTGGTCGGCTATCCTAACGCCGGAAAATCCACCCTGCTCACCGCACTCACCGACGCCACCCCTAAAGTAGCCTCCTATCCATTTACCACCATCAACCCGATTCTCGGCACGCTGGTGTTCGAAAACTACACCCGCATCCGCATCGCCGACATCCCCGGACTCATCGACGGAGCCGCTGAAGGCGTCGGCCTCGGTCACTACTTCCTGCGCCACATTGAGCGGTCCCGCTTCCTCATCTTCGTCATCGACATGGCTGCAGAAGACAACCGAAATCCGGCAGATGACTACCGCAACCTGCGCAAAGAACTTGAAACCTACAATCCGGAACTGGCCGACCGCCCCTTCCTTGTCCTCGCCAATAAAACAGACGAGGACGTTGCCGAAGAAAACCTTGCCGAATTCAAAAAAGAAACCGGCCTCGATCCTCTCTGCATCTCCGCCGGTCTTGGCGAAGGCTGCGAAAAAATCAAAGAAATTCTTTACGATCACTTCTTCGGGAAGTAAAAAGATCGGTCTTCGTTTTGAGGGCGTTTAGCTCAGTTGGTTAGAGCGCTTGCTTCACACGCAGGAGGTCACAGATTCGAGTTCTGTATCGCCCACCATCTAAAACCTTGATTAACAGCACTTTGCAAAAGGTGCTGTTTTTATTTCTGCCCTGTCCGGCCCGACTACGTCGGAAACTACGGGTTTGGCCGGTTGATTCGCCCTCTTTGTATAAGGGCGTTTCAGATGAACTCAAAATTACAGGAGGCAGAAAATGGGATTGGAAATCCAGAAAAAGAAAGATGGTTCACTGAAATCCAACTGGTGGTATGGACGGTTCGAGATGGACGGAAGAAACCACTGCATAAACCTCGGTGTGGAAATCAAGGGCCGAATTCCGAAGACGCTGCGCAAACAAGGCGATACGGCGTTTGAATGCTCCCGCACACTGGCAGGGGCAAAACTAAAAGAACTGCAGTCAGAAGCCCGCAACACAAAGACCGCAAAACATCATTTGCAGGAACTGTATGAAATCAAGGCTGGAGAGGACATTGCCCTGATCCCACTGAAAGAACTGGAAGCGCACTGGGAAGTGATTCCGTCCAAACGGAAACGAGCAACTCAGCAGACAAAACGACAAAAAGCGAGCATCCGTCAGTTCCGAGAGTTTATCGAGGCAAATTTCCCGGCAGCGACGCTGATGTCGCAGATTACCCGCCGAATGGCGCTGGGCTGGATGAAAGACATCAACGACAAAGGAATGTCTGCCACCAGTTACAACGTGAAGCTCTCCCTGCTCCGGGGAATTTTTGAACAGCTCGGGCCAGAAGCGGGCGTAATCGCCAATCCGTTTGCGGGCATTCCGTACCGGGCTTTGAACACGGTTCATCGTCAGCCGTTCACTCAGGAGGAACTAAACCAGATCCTGAACCATTGCGACCCGATCCTGCGTCCGGTGGTGCTAACAGCTATGTGCACAGCGATGCGGCGCGGTGACTGCTGCCGGCTGAAATGGGAGTCGGTCGACATGGAAGGCGGCTTCGTAACCGTGAAAACCTCAAAAACCGGAGAAGTAGCCGAAATCCCGTTATTCCCGGCTCTCCGTTCAGAATTGGAGCACCTGCCCCGCGTCAGCGAGTTCGTTTTTCCCGAAGCCGAGGAAATGTATCGCACGAACATACATGGGTTGTCGTGGCGTTTTAAGAAGGCTCTCAAAAATGCCGGAATCACCGATACAGTAGTTGAGCGAGAAGACACCCGCATGAAAGCGAGCGTAAAAGATTTCCACTCCCTGCGCACCACCTGGATTACAATGGCGCTCTCTGCCGGAGTCCCGATGGAATTGGTTCGGCGCGTCACCGGACATTCAACGGTTGACGTGGTATTAAAGCACTACTTCCGGCCCGGCAAGGAGGCCTTCAAAACCGCGCTCGAAACCGCCATGCCGAAGATGCTGACCGGCGGGGGCGAAGAAGCCCCGGAGACAGAAGCCGAAGATCAAAAGTCAGACGACAGCAACCAGGAGCTGCTCAAGAAAATACGCGGACTGCTCGAATTCGGTGAGGATCTGGAAAAGGACGCAATCCTCAGACGACTGGCAGAGATAGAGAAAGAATTAGCCGCATGATTCAAAGACAAATATTCCAAGCGGGGTTCCGGGCAGGAGCCCCGTTTCATTTTTCCACTACGCGTGGACTAGCTTTCTTTTCCTGCGGCCGGGTTTGTGTGTCTGAGAAATCTGAAGGGAAATATCCCCTCCAATGGCCCCGGCATATTTTACCAGTGTCGCAATGGTAATATTTTGGGGCTTCCCTTCCAGTTGCGAAACATAGGCCCTGTTGACATGCATATTTTGGGCAACCTGCTCCTGAGTCATTCCGGCGGCTTTTCGTGCCGCCCGAAGAGCCTCGCTGATTTTCAGCTGTTCAACCCGCTCTTCAACCCGTTTGGCCAATTCCGGATCTTCCCTACAAAGATCCTCTTTATACTGTCTCAGCGTTTTCATTTGATTCCCTCGTCTATTCTCTCGTTCTCAATTCTAATCAGTCCGTCATCTACCGGCGACGGTAATAATCCTTTTGCCGCTTATGCGCGGTATCAATGTCCTGCTTTGGCGGCTTCTGCGATTTCTTATGAATTCCATGAGCCGCGACAACGATCCTCGACCCGTCAAAGAAGCAAAAGACCCGATAGATGTTCTTCTTATACCGAACCCGCACTTCCCATAGATTTCTAGTCCCCGGCATCTTGCAAAACAGATGTTTAGCAACCTGCTCGGTTTCCTCAATGTATTCCATCGTCGCGATAATTTCCTCGCGGACATCGCTGTCCAGAGAATCAAGAAATTTTTCAACCGGCCTGTTTCCTGAGCCAGTCTCATAGAATATAAACTCTCTTACCATGGCCCAATAGTAAGGTAAAACTTACCCAGCCGCAAGATTACATTACGAAAACGTAAGACATGACTTACTGTCCAAATTCAGCGAATCCAAGACGTGATGGTTTTCAGGACACTGATGAGGCCGGTCGGATTGGTGGAAAGCAGGACGATCAGGCTGGTGAGAAACACGAGATTCCACTTTTCGAGTTTGGTGACGCGGCCATTGGTTTTGACAGCGTGGGTGTGGATATCATCGAGTTTTTCGTCGATACGATCAAAACGCTGCTGGCAGCCGTCGGGCAGTTCTTCACAGGATTTCATCAGGCGGCTCCTTTCGTGCACAAAATTTCATCGAGTTTAAGACGGGGCGAAAAGTTGATGATGCCGGGAGAGACACGCCACGGAGGAATGCGGTCGAGCAGTTTAAAATCAACCTGCATCAGACCGGCAAAGGCGAGGCAACTGCAAAACCATGCGTCGGGGTTGTAATCGCCGATTTTGAAGTTCTGCGGGTCGTAGACTTGCGGGTCGCGGCGGGTGACAAAGCGGGTGATGCCGCCCCAGAGGGCATAGGGTTTGCCCAGCTCACCGATAAGCCAAAGAGTGTAGTCTTCGGCCTGCATGGCCGTCAGCTCCGGCAGTGTGTAGGCTTTTACAATGGTGCCGGGGGTATGCTGCGAATGGAGTGAGCTGACAATACGTACTCCGTCTTCTTCCCGGCTCTTCCAGGCTTCGCAGACGCGGCCATCGTCAAATTCGACGGCAGTATGCGACGTGCGGTTCCATGTGAAGAACCGGACGGTCTGGCTGAGTCGGCTGATACCTTCGTATTGGAGAACTCTCATCGAATTTTCGTTATTGGTTATTTTTGATTGGTTATTGGGGGAGAAGCGGCGCGCCCGCCCTACCATTCGGTGGCGTTGACCTCCTCAATGGTGGTGGCGGAGTCGATCTGGGCGACAAGAGCAGCTTCTTTGGCGAACTGCGCTTCAATGAAGTCATGCACGGCGAATTCAAGCGCGATGATGGTCGGGGCATCGAGCGTGATGAATGATCCGTCTGCGGTCTTCCAATTTTCCACGAGGTATGCAGCGTTGGCCTGAGCGCGAAGCTTAGCGGCGGTCAGCAAAGAGCGTGTACGCTCGTCGGTGCGGACAAACAGGCCGCTATTCGGATCGGTGAAGCCGCCGAATTCAGCATCATAACGGGCGGATGCGATCTCACATTTTTTGAGCATGGCCGCCTTTCCCAGCGCAGTCGGCGTAACCAGCGCGTATCCTGCGGCCTCGGCTTCAGCCCGCATCTCCGCCAATGTTTGTCCGGCAGAGGGCGCGAGTTTGTAAAACTGATTGCCCTTTTTCCACTTACCAATTCCTGTTTCAACAATTTTCATAAGCATCCTCCGTGTTCACCATCGACCAGGTTAAATGTTCCGACCCGGTCTGTTCCTTCAGCATGTTTTCGCGGCGGCCTGCGCACAGGGCGCGGGCGACCTCTTCATCGGTCGGATTCATTTCCAGAACCTCACAAATTGCGCGAACCGTCGTTTCGGGATTGGCACGGGTCATGTTGTAATCGACGACGAGCTTTGCGCGCGAACAGCCGACCTCAGTGTGGTGCTTCCATTTTTTGAAGCATTCATCGCGACTGCCACCCCACCAGCAATCGGGCAGCTCTGTTTCGGCTTTTTGGGTAGAGCGGAACACCTCTTCAAAATCCCGTCGCAGGTAAATTTTCCAATGGGTGGGCGCAATTCGCAAATCGTGTGCCGCCCAGATGATCGGCTCTTTATGTTCCTTCCAGTTGCCTCTATTCACCGTTTGGGTAAATCCGGCCAATATATTCAGAGGATTGCCGAATGTGGCGGGGATTCCGGAGCGCAGGGAAATGATTTCTCCGAGCATCCGGCGCGTCCAATGCGAGCCGGAGCGCGGGAACGAACCGATGACGCAAAGGCGGGAAAGAAAATCTTTCTCCGCCCCCCTGTCCCTCTGGTTTAAGACAGCGCGCATTTGTAGATCCTGATTTTGCTGTTTGCCGGCCCCGCATGAACATCCGTATAGGAAGGATGCAGGTTATGGAAAGGAATCCAGTTGGTAAGAGAGATCAGCTTGCACGTATCGCCTGCCGTCAATTCAAGCTGAATGCGAAACTGCGAGGATCGGCCATCACCGGAAACACCGGGCCCGGGCGTTGTCGAATAATAGATAAAGGTATCGTTAATCAGTACGCCGAAACCGAAAGGATCATTCGAAACCATCACGGTTGTCACCAATTGTTTTAGATCCGCCCCCTCGACAACGAACTCGTACACGCCGTCACTCGGAGCGTTAAATGCATCTGATGTCCAACAGTTTTCGGGGTCAGAAACCTCTGTCGGCGTGAACTGGCCGCATCCGATTTTGTTATGATGGTGCGTCCCAAAAAGAAACGGAGAGCCGCCGTTGCTTTGCAGTTTCAACTCAACAAGCAGCTCGCTTCCTCCGCCAGACGCAGAGTCAGTCTTTTGACCGTCTATAATCCAGGCATTTGTCATTGGGCAGCCTTTCGGATAATTTCAACGGTGCCGTTGGTGGCAGTCGAGGTGATGGTCAGCACGTCGTTTAAATTGAACTGATAGGCCGCTTCGGGGATCCAGGTTGCGGACTGATTGCCGGACAGGTCGACTGTGGCAAGCTGAAAGCTCGTGCCGCCGGTTTCACGGGTAATGGTTACGGTTCCTGTGACCGCAGCCTCAAAGCGGAACAGAACGGCGACCGGAACCCAGGAGCTGTGCGTCTGGTTGTTGGTGATGGAGACCGTGCCGTTTTCCAATGAGTGAAGACTGTTCATTGATTGACTCCATTATTCGGGCAAGTCGGCAAGCGGGGCGTAGGACGGTGACGGCTGGGGCGAGATGGTAATCGGAATGGAACCCATCCAAACGGCACGCAGGAATACGTCGGCGCGAATCACGGCGGCATTTTCCGCCTCGGTGAGTGTGAGGCCGATTTCCTTTTTCAGTTCAAAGAGGATGGTGGTCTGCGCGTGACGGACGCATGATTCATGGACTGCCGGCACCGACGTATCAGGAACCGGCAATGTGTTAGCCTCCATCGCGCTGCGATATTCAATTGCGGTCATCTCAATGATGTCCGCCAGCCGTCCGGCTTTTTCAGGGTTGTCCGTGAGCCACGCCTGATACGATGCATAAACCGTCGGGTTCATGATCGATTCGATGTATGAGACTGTGAGTTCTTTCCACATAAGAAGAGGTGTTAGGCGTTAGGTTTTAGGTGTTAGGGAGGCCGGGCAACCACAAGGACTGCCCGTACCCTTTTAGCTGGCGGAGACGTTGATGCGTTTCGCGGCGGAAGAGTTGGAGACCTGAACGTCTTCGGACCAGTCGAATTTTGCAACTTCGACGCGGCCATCGTCGCGCTGATAGGAGCCGGGAACCATGAAGCGGTTCATGAGACGGAAGGTCTTCATAAAGGACGGGTCACGGCGAGTCGGCTGGGCTTTGCGGGCAAAGACGAGTACGGCGGAATCGAGCAGAAATTTGACATCCTCGTCGACGCCTTCGGGCGCATCGTCGAACACCATGTAGCTGGTGCGCACTTCGGGCGAACCAATGAACAGTTCCCCGGCGTTGGACTGGGTCGGCACGGCAAGACCGACACCGCTGCGGGCACCGGAGCCGACAACAAAACGTCCGCGGACCTTGGCCTGGTTTTTGAACACGTTCCATGCGGAAGCACCGAACAGAACACCAATGTTCATGAGCGAGCCGTATTTGCAGGCCTTGATGACATCGAGGATGGAATCATCAATGTCAGCAACCGGGTCGGCAGCATCGTTCCAAGTGGCATCGGTACCGGGGCCGACGGAGTCAACCGCGAGATCGATCACCGTTTTTTCGTGAGCGAGCGCGGCGACTTCGGCCACGGCGACCGCCCCTTCACGGAGCATGTTTTCCAATCCTTCTGCTTCGAGCTGCTCAAGATTATCCACCGGATAATCGAGGGCGTGCGGTTCGCAGTTGAAGGTTTGGTCGGACACTTCAAAACGCAGTTCGGACGCGCGGCCTCCCAGCGTCCGAAGGGTCTTCGGAATGTGGAAGCGGTGTTTTTCGGTGTACTTTTTAAAGCGACCGGTCGAGGTCGGAACTTCGATGGTCGGGGCGATGAAATCCGCCACGGGCATGATGGCGCTCTGGGCGGCACCCTGCGCGAATTGGCGGAGCATCGGGCTGGAGCTGATGGTAGAGAGACGGGACATTTTTAATTCTCCTTTCAGTCGAATTCAGGCATTAGGCACTAGGCGTTAGGTTTATGGTTAGGTGACAGTGATGGTTCCGAGGTTGGCGGGACGAGCGAGCACGAGCTGGGTGTCGATACCCGCTTCTTCAGCGATGGCAACGGCGCGATAAGTTCCAGCATCTTCCGGCAGAACGATCACTTTGCCGGGCTGCCCTTCGACTGCCGGATCAGCCAGCACGAGCGTGTCGCCCGGGTTGCAGGTTCCGATGAGCGGGAGCCGGACATTGGCGGCAGCAGTCACCGGGAGGAAGTAGCCGGCTTCACCGGCGGCGGCTCCTTCGAGCACGAGATAGAGCGTCAGCGCGGTCAGGGAATCCGGCAGAGTCATCTGCGGGGTTCCAGTATCGTGGCTGAGAACCGCCAGGTGGTCATTGGCGGCAGTGAGGTCTTCGCCGCAGTTGAACGGGACGGGACCGAATTTTACATTTGATTGACTCATTTTATTTCTCCGTTGGTTGATTTGAAATTTGGGGCAGCCATGAAGGCAGCCCTTACTCAGCGAGCTCCTGTTCGGCGCGGCGGAAGGCTTCGGTGTAAGCAACGCTTTCCGTCTTCATGATTTCGGCAGCGCGATTGCGGATTTTTACGGCGTTGGATTCGTTGGCGGCGGCATCACGGTTACGGGTTGCCGCGACCTTCGAATCGCGGTTATGCAAAGGTTTGGGGTTGGGAGTTTGAGGTTTAGGGTCGGGAGTTACCGGGGTTTTTAGGTTTTTGAATACCGCCTC of Tichowtungia aerotolerans contains these proteins:
- a CDS encoding tyrosine-type recombinase/integrase; this translates as MGLEIQKKKDGSLKSNWWYGRFEMDGRNHCINLGVEIKGRIPKTLRKQGDTAFECSRTLAGAKLKELQSEARNTKTAKHHLQELYEIKAGEDIALIPLKELEAHWEVIPSKRKRATQQTKRQKASIRQFREFIEANFPAATLMSQITRRMALGWMKDINDKGMSATSYNVKLSLLRGIFEQLGPEAGVIANPFAGIPYRALNTVHRQPFTQEELNQILNHCDPILRPVVLTAMCTAMRRGDCCRLKWESVDMEGGFVTVKTSKTGEVAEIPLFPALRSELEHLPRVSEFVFPEAEEMYRTNIHGLSWRFKKALKNAGITDTVVEREDTRMKASVKDFHSLRTTWITMALSAGVPMELVRRVTGHSTVDVVLKHYFRPGKEAFKTALETAMPKMLTGGGEEAPETEAEDQKSDDSNQELLKKIRGLLEFGEDLEKDAILRRLAEIEKELAA
- a CDS encoding type II toxin-antitoxin system RelE/ParE family toxin, producing MVREFIFYETGSGNRPVEKFLDSLDSDVREEIIATMEYIEETEQVAKHLFCKMPGTRNLWEVRVRYKKNIYRVFCFFDGSRIVVAAHGIHKKSQKPPKQDIDTAHKRQKDYYRRR
- a CDS encoding helix-turn-helix domain-containing protein, with protein sequence MKTLRQYKEDLCREDPELAKRVEERVEQLKISEALRAARKAAGMTQEQVAQNMHVNRAYVSQLEGKPQNITIATLVKYAGAIGGDISLQISQTHKPGRRKRKLVHA
- a CDS encoding DUF4376 domain-containing protein, with the translated sequence MKIVETGIGKWKKGNQFYKLAPSAGQTLAEMRAEAEAAGYALVTPTALGKAAMLKKCEIASARYDAEFGGFTDPNSGLFVRTDERTRSLLTAAKLRAQANAAYLVENWKTADGSFITLDAPTIIALEFAVHDFIEAQFAKEAALVAQIDSATTIEEVNATEW
- the obgE gene encoding GTPase ObgE, which gives rise to MKPISFKDRVKIYAKAGNGGNGVVAFHRDKRTPRGGPDGGDGGHGGSIILKGDPNTDSLNYLHYQPHQRAEHGGNGAGNNRHGRRGKNTILSVPLGTVIKDPDTEEFIDEIIEEGQEIVIAKGGYGGLGNLRFKSSINQAPDQCKEGTPGEERAYRLELKLMADVGLVGYPNAGKSTLLTALTDATPKVASYPFTTINPILGTLVFENYTRIRIADIPGLIDGAAEGVGLGHYFLRHIERSRFLIFVIDMAAEDNRNPADDYRNLRKELETYNPELADRPFLVLANKTDEDVAEENLAEFKKETGLDPLCISAGLGEGCEKIKEILYDHFFGK
- a CDS encoding C40 family peptidase, with product MRVLQYEGISRLSQTVRFFTWNRTSHTAVEFDDGRVCEAWKSREEDGVRIVSSLHSQHTPGTIVKAYTLPELTAMQAEDYTLWLIGELGKPYALWGGITRFVTRRDPQVYDPQNFKIGDYNPDAWFCSCLAFAGLMQVDFKLLDRIPPWRVSPGIINFSPRLKLDEILCTKGAA